A single genomic interval of Novosphingobium ginsenosidimutans harbors:
- a CDS encoding type II toxin-antitoxin system RelE/ParE family toxin gives MRTLEFRAAAVADLRRTARETRARWGQAQAAHYVATLRDDIKSRLEFPLRFPEYEPRPGLRRMNSGRHAVFYLVFEDRIEIVRVLHAAAGFETWLG, from the coding sequence GTGAGAACGCTGGAATTCCGCGCCGCCGCCGTGGCCGATCTGCGGCGCACGGCGCGGGAAACACGCGCGCGCTGGGGGCAAGCACAGGCGGCGCATTATGTCGCCACGCTCCGGGATGACATCAAATCGCGGCTGGAGTTCCCACTGCGCTTCCCCGAATACGAACCTCGCCCCGGCTTGCGCCGGATGAACAGTGGCCGCCATGCAGTGTTCTATCTGGTGTTCGAGGACCGGATCGAGATCGTCCGAGTGCTGCACGCAGCGGCAGGCTTCGAGACCTGGTTGGGGTGA
- a CDS encoding type II toxin-antitoxin system ParD family antitoxin, producing the protein MASKNTSIALGERYVAYTRSKVESGEYGSASEVIRDALRLHEERAAFRAKLLEAIDQGLTSPVDAEFDLDRWYGEEFRAK; encoded by the coding sequence ATGGCCAGCAAGAACACCTCGATCGCCCTTGGTGAGCGCTATGTTGCTTACACCCGCAGCAAAGTGGAATCAGGCGAATACGGATCAGCCAGCGAAGTCATCCGCGATGCACTGCGCCTGCATGAAGAGCGGGCAGCGTTCCGCGCCAAGCTGCTTGAGGCGATCGATCAGGGGCTGACCAGCCCGGTCGATGCCGAATTTGATCTCGACCGCTGGTACGGCGAGGAATTCAGAGCGAAGTGA
- a CDS encoding BlaI/MecI/CopY family transcriptional regulator — protein MADEGPQNERISEAEQAVMEALWARSPLTANEVADAVAPARGWTLATVKTLLSRLVAKQAVETAPDGKRFLYSPRVARVDFAAGESKRLVDRLFGGSAAGLFAHLAEAEALTDKDLTQIEALLKELRK, from the coding sequence ATGGCGGACGAAGGCCCGCAGAACGAACGGATTAGCGAAGCCGAGCAGGCGGTGATGGAAGCGCTGTGGGCGCGCTCGCCGCTAACGGCCAACGAAGTGGCCGATGCGGTTGCCCCGGCGCGGGGCTGGACGCTGGCCACGGTCAAGACGTTGCTGTCGCGGCTGGTGGCCAAGCAGGCAGTGGAAACCGCGCCCGATGGCAAGCGCTTCCTCTATTCGCCGCGCGTCGCCCGGGTGGATTTTGCCGCGGGCGAATCCAAGCGGCTGGTTGACCGGCTGTTTGGCGGTTCGGCCGCCGGCCTGTTCGCGCATCTGGCCGAAGCCGAAGCGCTGACCGACAAGGACCTGACCCAGATCGAAGCCCTGTTGAAGGAGCTCCGCAAATGA
- a CDS encoding M56 family metallopeptidase — translation MTWLTDTLVTTGGLIALVLLIRRPVSRHFGPGMAYALWGLPLLRLFLPPLVLPAAPAPVPVAASEVVVVTDATAAAAPPALSFAWVEPLMIGLWLAGAVGFLVWRLLGYRALRAELLAKARPVGQVEDIRLVETPAAPTPLAFGLTDKVIALPPGFMAQPNRAARDLAIAHELEHHRGRDLAVNIAVQPLLALHWFNPLAWLAWRALRRDQEAACDARVVAGHDHAIRAAYGALIADYARAPRVSLAASIACPVVGEASVIHRLRSLTMTDPTPARRNIGRLLLAGAALALPLTASISYAAAQDTVAPPAPPAAPAAPAAPEAPAAPKIVKEHRIVIVERNGDKQDESDLKTRVIEKDGKTIVIKTDKALSEAEIDAKVEKALAALPDLPDMPDVPPVPGNGERRVIVKRVHGEGVPHVMAWSNKDDANIAIACADGAKTSNFEAEGKSADGKKQKVMLRFCSAGAAMAKAADGLKSARDRISKDDKLSPAIRDEIVKELDAEIARLSKQG, via the coding sequence ATGACCTGGCTGACCGATACGCTTGTTACGACCGGTGGCTTGATTGCCTTGGTCCTGCTGATCCGCCGCCCGGTCTCGCGCCATTTTGGGCCGGGCATGGCCTATGCGCTGTGGGGCCTGCCGCTGCTTCGGCTGTTCCTGCCGCCGCTGGTCCTGCCGGCTGCGCCCGCGCCGGTGCCAGTTGCCGCCAGCGAGGTTGTGGTGGTGACCGATGCGACTGCTGCCGCTGCGCCACCGGCCCTGTCCTTTGCCTGGGTTGAACCGCTGATGATCGGCCTGTGGCTGGCGGGGGCGGTGGGCTTTCTGGTCTGGCGGCTGCTGGGTTACCGCGCCCTGCGCGCCGAACTGCTGGCCAAGGCCCGGCCGGTGGGCCAGGTGGAGGATATCCGGCTGGTCGAAACGCCAGCCGCGCCAACGCCGCTGGCCTTTGGCCTGACGGACAAGGTCATCGCCCTGCCGCCTGGCTTCATGGCCCAGCCGAACCGCGCCGCGCGCGACCTCGCCATTGCGCACGAGCTGGAGCACCATCGCGGCCGCGACCTGGCGGTGAATATCGCTGTGCAACCGCTGTTGGCGCTGCACTGGTTCAACCCGCTGGCCTGGCTGGCCTGGCGCGCGCTGCGGCGCGATCAGGAAGCGGCGTGCGATGCCCGTGTCGTTGCCGGCCATGACCACGCCATTCGCGCCGCCTACGGCGCCTTGATCGCCGACTATGCCCGCGCCCCGCGCGTTTCCCTGGCCGCTTCGATCGCCTGCCCGGTGGTCGGTGAGGCCTCTGTCATCCATCGTTTGAGGAGCCTGACCATGACTGATCCCACCCCTGCGCGCCGCAATATCGGCCGCCTGCTGCTGGCCGGTGCCGCCCTGGCCCTGCCTTTGACAGCTTCGATTTCCTACGCCGCCGCGCAGGACACAGTCGCACCGCCAGCGCCCCCGGCGGCCCCTGCGGCTCCGGCTGCGCCCGAAGCCCCGGCCGCGCCGAAGATCGTCAAGGAGCACCGCATTGTCATCGTCGAGCGCAATGGCGACAAGCAGGACGAAAGCGACCTCAAGACCCGGGTGATCGAGAAGGATGGCAAGACCATTGTCATCAAAACCGACAAGGCGCTGAGCGAGGCCGAGATTGACGCCAAGGTCGAGAAGGCGCTGGCCGCGCTTCCGGACCTGCCCGATATGCCGGATGTCCCGCCCGTTCCCGGCAATGGCGAGCGCCGCGTGATCGTCAAGCGGGTCCACGGCGAAGGCGTCCCCCACGTGATGGCCTGGAGCAACAAGGATGATGCGAACATCGCCATCGCCTGCGCCGACGGCGCCAAAACCTCCAACTTCGAAGCGGAGGGCAAGAGTGCCGATGGCAAGAAGCAGAAGGTGATGTTGCGCTTTTGCTCGGCCGGCGCGGCCATGGCCAAGGCCGCCGATGGCCTCAAGTCCGCGCGCGACCGGATCAGCAAGGATGACAAGCTTTCTCCGGCGATCCGCGATGAGATTGTCAAGGAACTCGACGCCGAGATCGCGCGGCTTTCCAAGCAGGGCTGA
- a CDS encoding alpha-hydroxy acid oxidase — MRLTDCHNIADFRELARRRLPWPVFDYIDGAADDEVTKARNTAAFDQVDLVPDVLAGVAEIDTAITLMGRKSVLPLMLSPTALQRVFHWQGERAVAKAAEKFGLWFGISSLATVSIEETAALTTGPKLFQLYVHKDKGLNRSMIERCQAAKFDCIALTVDTIVSGKRERCARSGFTSPPRFTARNLLGYAMKPRWGLDYLLREKFSLPNLDTHVAEGTGEAVSIAGYFNTMLDQSMDWNTAADIRAQWGGTFCLKGVMSAADARRAVEIGADAIMISNHGGRQLDGSRAPFDQLREIVDAVGGEIEIICDGGVRRGTHVLKSLCAGATAASGGRLYLYALAAAGQDGVERAIMLLKDEIERGMKLMGVTSVDQLTPDRLRWR; from the coding sequence ATGCGCCTGACTGATTGCCACAACATCGCCGATTTCCGCGAACTCGCCCGCCGCCGCCTGCCCTGGCCGGTGTTCGACTATATCGACGGCGCCGCCGATGACGAGGTGACCAAGGCGCGCAATACCGCTGCCTTCGACCAGGTCGATCTCGTACCCGATGTTCTCGCCGGCGTGGCCGAGATCGATACCGCGATCACGCTGATGGGCCGCAAGAGCGTCCTTCCCCTGATGCTTTCCCCCACCGCGCTGCAACGCGTGTTCCACTGGCAGGGCGAGCGGGCCGTGGCCAAGGCCGCCGAGAAGTTCGGCCTGTGGTTCGGGATCTCCAGCCTGGCGACCGTGAGCATCGAGGAAACCGCCGCCCTCACCACGGGCCCCAAGCTGTTCCAGCTCTATGTCCATAAGGACAAAGGCCTCAATCGCAGCATGATCGAACGCTGCCAGGCGGCGAAGTTCGACTGCATCGCGCTAACCGTCGACACGATCGTTTCCGGCAAGCGGGAACGCTGCGCCCGCTCTGGCTTTACTTCGCCGCCCAGGTTCACCGCCCGCAACCTGCTGGGCTATGCGATGAAGCCGCGCTGGGGGCTGGATTACCTGCTGCGCGAGAAGTTCAGCCTGCCCAACCTTGACACTCATGTCGCTGAAGGAACTGGTGAGGCCGTCTCGATCGCCGGGTACTTCAACACCATGCTCGACCAGTCGATGGACTGGAACACCGCGGCCGATATCCGCGCGCAGTGGGGCGGCACCTTCTGCCTGAAAGGCGTGATGAGCGCCGCTGACGCCCGCCGCGCGGTCGAGATCGGGGCCGATGCGATCATGATCTCCAACCACGGTGGCCGCCAGCTCGATGGCAGCCGCGCGCCGTTCGACCAATTGCGCGAGATCGTCGATGCCGTTGGCGGCGAGATCGAGATCATCTGCGATGGCGGCGTGCGGCGCGGCACCCATGTGCTGAAGAGCCTTTGCGCCGGGGCCACCGCCGCTTCGGGCGGGCGGCTCTACCTCTATGCCCTCGCCGCCGCCGGCCAGGACGGCGTTGAGCGCGCGATCATGCTGCTGAAGGACGAGATCGAGCGCGGCATGAAGCTGATGGGCGTGACCAGCGTCGACCAGCTAACGCCCGACCGGCTGCGCTGGCGCTGA
- a CDS encoding neutral zinc metallopeptidase has protein sequence MRLDDFDPNSINVEDQRGTGGGFRMGGRGGQLGCGTIVIALVGYFVFGLDPIQTISGIQQMDSGAGQQVGPAVGGSDASQSCTVDALSRESCNALSSLDKTWQPIVTASNIRFEQPKLVFYSQSGSSGCGAAQSAMGPFYCPTDQGIYIDTDFYREMEQRLGAGGDFARAYVMAHEYGHHIQTLSGLADQIRSAQQQNPSRANQLQVRMELQADCYAGVWAAKNRDRIEPGDIEEGMTAAHSIGDDTLMRSAGRRPVEAAFTHGSSAQRMTWLRKGLESGNEDACDTFDDLRRSG, from the coding sequence ATGCGGCTGGATGATTTCGACCCCAATTCGATCAACGTCGAGGACCAGCGGGGCACTGGCGGTGGGTTCCGCATGGGCGGGCGCGGCGGGCAACTGGGTTGCGGGACGATCGTGATCGCGCTGGTTGGCTACTTCGTATTCGGGCTCGATCCGATCCAGACGATCAGCGGCATCCAGCAAATGGACAGCGGCGCGGGCCAGCAGGTTGGACCGGCAGTCGGCGGATCTGATGCAAGCCAAAGCTGCACTGTCGATGCACTCAGCCGCGAAAGCTGCAATGCCCTCTCTTCGCTGGACAAGACTTGGCAGCCGATCGTCACCGCATCGAATATCCGGTTCGAGCAGCCCAAGCTGGTGTTCTATTCGCAAAGCGGCTCATCCGGTTGCGGTGCGGCGCAGAGTGCGATGGGTCCGTTCTACTGCCCGACCGATCAGGGCATCTATATCGACACCGACTTTTACCGCGAGATGGAGCAGCGGTTGGGCGCAGGGGGTGACTTTGCCCGGGCCTATGTGATGGCGCACGAATATGGCCATCATATCCAGACACTGAGCGGCCTGGCTGACCAGATCCGGTCGGCCCAGCAACAGAACCCCAGTCGCGCCAATCAGCTTCAGGTGCGGATGGAATTGCAGGCCGATTGCTATGCCGGGGTCTGGGCCGCCAAGAACCGCGACAGGATCGAACCCGGCGATATCGAGGAAGGCATGACTGCCGCCCACTCGATTGGTGATGACACGCTGATGAGAAGCGCCGGGCGTCGTCCGGTCGAAGCTGCCTTTACCCACGGTTCCAGCGCGCAGCGGATGACCTGGCTGCGCAAGGGGCTGGAAAGCGGCAATGAAGATGCCTGCGATACTTTTGACGATCTTCGACGCAGCGGATGA
- a CDS encoding 3-hydroxybutyrate dehydrogenase: MFLKGKRALVTGSTSGIGLAIARAMYAEGAEVILSGFGSDEEIAALSAEMNARHVAADLMTAAGVEALMSGAGEVDILVNNAGMQHVAPVDEFPVDKWDAIVALNLSAVFHACRLAVPGMKARGWGRIISTASAHSLVASPFKAPYVATKHAVAGFTKSLALELATSGVTANCISPGYVWTALIENQIPDTMKTRNLSREAVINDVLLAKQPTKKFVQPDEVAALAVFLCRPEAGNMTGANISMDGGWTAE; this comes from the coding sequence ATGTTTCTGAAGGGCAAGCGCGCGCTGGTAACCGGTTCCACCTCGGGCATTGGCCTGGCGATTGCCCGGGCGATGTACGCCGAAGGGGCGGAAGTCATCCTGTCCGGCTTCGGCTCGGATGAAGAGATCGCGGCGCTGTCTGCGGAAATGAACGCCCGCCACGTCGCGGCCGATCTGATGACGGCCGCCGGGGTAGAGGCGCTGATGTCTGGCGCGGGTGAGGTCGACATCCTGGTCAACAATGCCGGGATGCAGCACGTTGCCCCGGTCGACGAGTTTCCGGTCGACAAATGGGACGCGATCGTCGCGCTCAACCTTTCGGCGGTCTTTCACGCCTGCCGGCTGGCTGTGCCGGGGATGAAGGCGCGCGGGTGGGGGCGGATCATCTCGACCGCATCGGCCCACAGCCTGGTCGCCTCGCCGTTCAAGGCGCCCTATGTGGCGACCAAGCATGCCGTGGCCGGCTTTACCAAGTCGCTCGCGCTGGAGCTCGCCACCAGCGGCGTGACCGCCAATTGCATCAGCCCGGGTTATGTCTGGACCGCGCTGATCGAGAACCAGATTCCCGATACGATGAAGACCCGCAATCTCAGCCGCGAAGCAGTGATCAACGATGTCCTGCTGGCCAAGCAGCCGACCAAGAAGTTCGTCCAGCCTGATGAAGTGGCCGCGCTGGCGGTTTTCCTGTGTCGTCCGGAAGCTGGCAATATGACGGGTGCCAACATTTCCATGGATGGCGGCTGGACCGCCGAATAG
- a CDS encoding M28 family peptidase encodes MNRLAAATLAATILCTPAIAQRRDKALEAALLAHVTELASDAYDGREPGTEGEAKTLRYLGQQWFEIGLESGTNDPRNAWFAPVKLVAREPASSLATFTRRGRPQFVPPGSTEVFTSGKRTLVNSAPIVFVGRGGAEVGRAELAGRIALLFDGDTDGSERQNALLKAGAAGVMTVLDGERTLEQVSARRGRSGYALATEELGGDLEAFITAEGLERALAGGPIDLKGLKALAEMPDFSAKLLDLTVTLEATTRETRINTHNVIGRLPGRRPESGAVLLLAHWDHFGECAAPPAEDLICNGAIDNASGIAALTEIARRLAKGPPMDRDIYFLATTAEEIGLLGTEAFADDPPLPLNQIVAAFNLDSFALAPRGAPLGIVGRGLTPLDPGILAVAKAQKRKVVDGDAANAYIRRQDGWALLQHDVPTVMVSSSWSDLARVERFFETDYHRPGDQVKAGLDLSGTAEDVAFHVALVRYFADLRKVPPRSK; translated from the coding sequence ATGAACCGATTGGCCGCCGCTACTCTTGCGGCCACGATCCTGTGCACGCCGGCCATCGCGCAACGCCGCGACAAGGCGCTTGAGGCAGCACTGCTCGCTCATGTCACTGAACTGGCCAGCGATGCTTACGACGGTCGCGAACCAGGGACCGAAGGTGAGGCAAAGACCTTGCGCTATCTGGGCCAGCAGTGGTTCGAGATCGGCCTTGAATCCGGCACCAACGATCCGCGTAATGCGTGGTTTGCGCCGGTCAAGCTGGTGGCGCGCGAGCCTGCTTCAAGCCTGGCGACCTTTACCCGCCGCGGCCGCCCGCAGTTCGTGCCGCCGGGATCGACCGAAGTCTTCACCTCGGGCAAGCGTACCCTGGTCAACAGCGCGCCGATTGTCTTCGTCGGGAGGGGCGGTGCAGAAGTTGGCCGGGCGGAACTGGCGGGGCGGATCGCGCTGCTCTTTGATGGCGATACGGATGGCTCCGAGCGGCAGAACGCTCTGCTCAAGGCTGGTGCCGCTGGCGTAATGACCGTGCTGGATGGCGAACGAACACTCGAACAGGTCAGTGCCCGCCGCGGCCGTTCGGGCTATGCCTTGGCCACCGAGGAACTCGGCGGCGATCTGGAAGCCTTTATCACGGCCGAAGGGCTGGAACGCGCGCTCGCTGGTGGGCCGATCGATCTCAAGGGTCTGAAGGCGCTTGCCGAAATGCCGGACTTCTCGGCCAAGCTGCTCGATCTGACGGTTACGCTTGAGGCGACGACCCGGGAAACGCGGATCAACACGCACAATGTGATCGGCCGATTGCCTGGGCGTCGGCCCGAGAGCGGCGCGGTGCTGTTGCTGGCGCATTGGGACCACTTCGGAGAATGCGCCGCGCCGCCGGCCGAGGACCTGATCTGCAATGGCGCAATCGACAACGCCAGCGGGATCGCCGCGCTGACAGAAATCGCCCGCCGCCTTGCCAAGGGTCCGCCGATGGATCGCGACATCTATTTCCTCGCGACTACGGCCGAGGAAATTGGGTTGCTGGGAACGGAAGCCTTTGCCGACGATCCGCCGCTCCCGCTGAACCAGATTGTTGCTGCCTTCAACCTCGATAGCTTTGCCCTTGCGCCGCGCGGGGCGCCGCTCGGCATTGTCGGACGCGGGCTGACACCGCTCGATCCGGGTATCCTGGCGGTGGCCAAGGCGCAGAAGCGCAAGGTGGTCGATGGCGATGCCGCCAATGCATACATCCGCCGGCAGGATGGCTGGGCGCTGTTACAGCACGACGTGCCGACCGTGATGGTCTCGTCCAGTTGGTCGGATCTGGCCCGGGTCGAGCGGTTCTTCGAAACCGATTACCATCGCCCCGGCGATCAGGTTAAGGCTGGTCTGGATCTCTCGGGTACGGCCGAGGATGTCGCTTTCCACGTCGCGCTGGTCCGCTATTTTGCGGACCTCCGGAAGGTTCCACCACGTTCTAAATGA
- the guaB gene encoding IMP dehydrogenase, which yields MDIPLGLTFDDVLLRPAESDILPSMADTSTRLTAQIGLNIPVISSAMDTVTEADMAIVMAQLGGIGVLHRNLTIEEQVAAVRAVKRFESGMVVNPITIGPDASLGEARALMQANRISGIPVVEAGGRLVGILTNRDVRFADNPAQPVRELMTHENLATVRPGVSQEEARKLLHQRRIEKLLVVDENFHCTGLITVKDMEKAITYPDATKDATGRLRVAAATTVGDKGFERTEALLAAECDVVIIDTAHGHNKDVARSVERVKKLSNSAQVIAGNVATYEATRALIDAGADAVKVGIGPGSICTTRVVAGVGVPQLTAIMEAARAAADSKTPIIADGGLRTSGDAAKALAAGASTIMVGSMLAGTEEAPGETFLYQGRAYKSYRGMGSVGAMGRGSADRYFQGDIKDQMKLVPEGIEGQVPYKGHARDVVHQLVGGIKAAMGYTGSATIEDLRTNANFVRITNAGLKESHVHDVTITREAPNYKL from the coding sequence ATGGACATACCTCTCGGCCTCACCTTCGACGACGTGCTGCTGCGTCCGGCCGAATCCGACATTCTGCCCTCGATGGCCGATACCAGCACGCGGCTGACCGCGCAGATCGGGCTCAACATTCCGGTGATCTCGTCCGCGATGGACACCGTAACCGAGGCTGACATGGCGATCGTCATGGCCCAGCTTGGCGGGATCGGGGTGCTCCACCGCAATCTGACGATCGAGGAACAGGTCGCTGCTGTCCGCGCGGTCAAGCGCTTCGAAAGCGGCATGGTGGTCAACCCGATCACCATCGGCCCCGATGCCAGCCTGGGTGAGGCGCGCGCGCTGATGCAGGCCAACCGCATTTCGGGCATTCCAGTGGTGGAAGCAGGGGGCCGGCTGGTCGGCATCCTTACCAACCGCGACGTTCGCTTTGCTGATAACCCGGCCCAGCCGGTGCGCGAGCTGATGACGCATGAAAACCTGGCGACTGTCCGCCCTGGCGTCAGCCAGGAAGAGGCGCGCAAGCTGCTGCACCAGCGCCGGATCGAAAAGCTGCTGGTGGTGGACGAGAATTTCCATTGCACCGGTCTGATTACGGTCAAGGACATGGAAAAGGCGATCACCTATCCCGACGCGACCAAGGACGCGACCGGGCGCCTGCGCGTTGCCGCAGCCACCACGGTTGGCGACAAGGGCTTTGAACGGACCGAAGCGCTGCTGGCGGCCGAATGCGACGTGGTGATCATCGACACCGCGCACGGCCACAACAAGGACGTTGCGCGCTCGGTTGAGCGGGTGAAGAAGCTGTCCAACTCGGCCCAGGTCATTGCCGGCAATGTTGCGACCTATGAAGCGACCCGCGCGCTGATCGATGCCGGGGCCGATGCGGTCAAGGTCGGGATCGGGCCAGGCTCGATCTGCACCACCCGCGTCGTCGCCGGCGTTGGCGTGCCGCAGCTGACCGCGATCATGGAAGCCGCGCGCGCCGCAGCGGACAGCAAGACGCCGATTATTGCTGATGGCGGCCTGCGCACTTCGGGCGATGCGGCCAAGGCGCTCGCCGCCGGGGCCTCAACCATCATGGTCGGCTCGATGCTGGCCGGGACCGAGGAAGCGCCGGGCGAGACGTTCCTTTACCAGGGCCGCGCCTACAAATCGTACCGCGGCATGGGTTCGGTCGGGGCGATGGGCCGCGGCAGCGCGGACCGTTACTTCCAGGGTGACATCAAGGACCAGATGAAGCTGGTGCCCGAAGGGATCGAAGGCCAGGTGCCTTACAAGGGCCACGCCCGCGATGTGGTTCACCAGCTGGTCGGCGGGATCAAGGCGGCAATGGGCTATACCGGCTCGGCCACGATCGAGGACCTGCGCACCAATGCCAATTTCGTGCGCATCACCAACGCCGGGCTCAAGGAAAGCCACGTCCATGACGTGACGATCACCCGCGAGGCGCCGAACTACAAGCTGTGA
- a CDS encoding RsmB/NOP family class I SAM-dependent RNA methyltransferase yields the protein MTPGARVQAAIEILDLVIAAARANGAPADRIVGEWFRTRRFAGSKDRRAVRDLVYAAIRACGPVPISGRAAMLRLAQDDPSLAGLFDGQGHAPAPIAAEEPVAAGGVAPPWLERALAESDISGDQAQALLARAPLDLRVNTLKADRATLALPQPGEPGLAPQSLRLPHGTQVESWEAYTTGQIEVQDIGSQLVCAALGAQPGELVIDLCAGAGGKTLALAAAMDNRGRLIATDTDRARLSRLEPRAWRAGVTIAETRLLDPGREAEALADLAGQADAVLVDAPCSGTGTWRRSPEGRWRLTPDQLARYAAVQARLLDLAASLLRPDGRLGFVTCSLLDVEGAGQAAGFLARHPDWSAQELHLAAGTSRGPGVRLAPGRDGTDGFFVACFRKT from the coding sequence GTGACCCCCGGCGCCCGCGTCCAGGCGGCCATCGAGATCCTTGATCTGGTGATAGCGGCTGCCCGCGCGAATGGCGCGCCGGCTGACCGGATCGTCGGCGAATGGTTCCGCACCCGCCGCTTTGCCGGCAGCAAGGACCGCCGCGCAGTGCGGGACCTGGTCTATGCCGCCATCCGCGCCTGCGGGCCGGTGCCGATCAGCGGCCGCGCCGCAATGCTGCGGTTGGCGCAGGATGATCCCAGCCTCGCCGGTCTGTTCGACGGACAGGGCCACGCCCCCGCGCCGATTGCGGCGGAGGAGCCGGTTGCGGCTGGCGGTGTCGCGCCGCCATGGCTGGAACGGGCCCTGGCTGAAAGCGATATCAGCGGCGACCAAGCCCAGGCCCTGCTGGCCCGCGCTCCGCTTGACCTCCGGGTCAACACGCTCAAGGCCGATCGCGCGACGCTGGCGCTGCCTCAGCCGGGCGAACCGGGCCTGGCTCCGCAGAGCCTGCGGCTGCCGCACGGCACGCAGGTAGAAAGCTGGGAAGCCTACACCACCGGCCAGATCGAGGTGCAGGACATCGGCTCGCAGCTGGTTTGCGCGGCGCTGGGCGCGCAGCCGGGCGAACTGGTGATCGATCTTTGCGCCGGGGCCGGCGGCAAGACCCTGGCTCTGGCGGCGGCGATGGACAATCGCGGGCGGCTCATCGCGACCGATACCGATCGGGCGCGCCTTTCCCGGCTGGAGCCGCGCGCCTGGCGGGCCGGGGTGACCATCGCCGAAACCCGCCTGCTTGATCCGGGCCGCGAGGCAGAGGCGCTGGCCGACCTGGCGGGACAGGCCGATGCCGTGCTGGTCGATGCGCCGTGTTCCGGCACCGGAACTTGGCGCCGCAGCCCGGAAGGGCGCTGGCGGCTCACCCCTGACCAGCTTGCGCGCTATGCCGCAGTCCAGGCGCGGCTGCTCGATCTTGCCGCAAGCCTGCTGAGGCCCGACGGCCGGCTGGGCTTTGTGACCTGTTCGCTGCTTGATGTTGAGGGCGCCGGTCAGGCCGCCGGTTTCCTGGCGCGTCACCCCGATTGGTCAGCGCAGGAATTGCACCTTGCGGCAGGAACCTCGCGCGGACCGGGCGTGCGGCTGGCACCGGGCCGCGACGGCACGGATGGCTTTTTCGTCGCCTGTTTCCGGAAGACCTGA
- a CDS encoding tetratricopeptide repeat protein: MRYTPAALALSLLAAVTASVSISAPPVPLDPRAAILVADGRKALASGDANAAIDDYEAALAFQPGHVAILLNLAEATRKQGMQGKALRYYREVLEVEPGNIYALSGEGMALAEKGAVERARRNLARLEQVCGANCVPARELAAAIQQGPTPQMVSAEAVQAKPTVTTN; encoded by the coding sequence ATGCGATACACCCCTGCCGCGCTTGCGCTGTCCTTGCTGGCGGCAGTTACGGCCAGCGTCAGCATTTCGGCCCCGCCGGTTCCGCTTGATCCGCGTGCCGCCATCCTGGTTGCCGATGGGCGCAAGGCGCTTGCCAGCGGTGATGCCAATGCCGCGATCGATGACTACGAAGCTGCCCTCGCGTTCCAGCCCGGCCATGTCGCGATCCTGCTCAACCTGGCCGAGGCAACCCGCAAGCAAGGCATGCAGGGCAAGGCGCTGCGCTATTACCGTGAAGTGCTGGAGGTTGAGCCTGGCAACATCTACGCGCTGTCCGGCGAAGGCATGGCTCTCGCCGAAAAGGGCGCAGTCGAACGGGCCCGGCGTAATCTGGCGCGGCTTGAGCAGGTCTGCGGTGCAAATTGCGTTCCGGCCAGGGAACTGGCGGCTGCGATCCAGCAAGGCCCGACCCCGCAGATGGTCAGCGCCGAAGCCGTTCAGGCCAAGCCGACCGTCACGACCAACTGA
- a CDS encoding RNA pyrophosphohydrolase, which produces MNDTSPTADFSALPYRPCVGVMLVNASGLAFVGKRIDTRGQPDEGGVYWQMPQGGIDEGEDLRTAALRELWEETGVQEEHVTILSQTREEVLYDLPDELMGKLWGGRYRGQRQHWVLARFTGEDHHIRLDAHDPAEFCEWQWMEPAQLPEVIVPFKKRVYRAVLDEFRDLI; this is translated from the coding sequence ATGAATGACACCAGCCCCACCGCCGACTTTTCAGCCCTGCCCTATCGCCCCTGCGTGGGGGTGATGCTGGTTAATGCCTCGGGTCTGGCCTTTGTCGGCAAACGCATCGACACGCGCGGCCAGCCCGACGAGGGCGGGGTCTACTGGCAGATGCCGCAAGGCGGGATCGACGAAGGCGAAGACCTGCGCACCGCCGCCTTGCGCGAGCTGTGGGAGGAAACCGGGGTACAGGAAGAGCACGTCACGATCCTGTCCCAGACGCGCGAGGAAGTGCTTTATGACCTGCCGGATGAGCTGATGGGCAAGCTCTGGGGCGGCCGGTATCGCGGCCAGCGCCAGCACTGGGTGCTGGCCCGCTTTACCGGTGAGGATCACCACATCCGACTCGACGCGCACGACCCAGCCGAATTCTGCGAATGGCAGTGGATGGAACCGGCGCAGCTGCCGGAAGTGATCGTACCCTTCAAGAAGCGGGTCTACCGCGCCGTCCTCGACGAGTTCCGCGACTTGATCTGA